In Salifodinibacter halophilus, a single window of DNA contains:
- a CDS encoding bifunctional NADH-specific enoyl-ACP reductase/trans-2-enoyl-CoA reductase, translating to PSTGEVKRSALKPIGAPYTSSAIDTNKDQIVQATIEPATEQEIEDTVTVMGGQDWELWIDALERADALAPGARTVAFS from the coding sequence TGCCGTCCACCGGCGAAGTGAAGCGCTCCGCGCTCAAGCCGATCGGCGCGCCGTACACGTCCTCGGCCATCGACACCAACAAGGACCAGATCGTGCAGGCCACGATCGAGCCGGCGACCGAGCAGGAAATCGAAGACACCGTGACGGTGATGGGCGGCCAGGACTGGGAGCTGTGGATCGACGCGCTGGAACGCGCCGATGCGCTGGCCCCGGGCGCGCGCACGGTCGCCTTCAGCT